ATGTGTAGTTTGTATTCGAGCGAAACCGAAGATGTCAGAACAACTGATGGGATCTCTTCCAGAGTACAGAGTTACTCTCACTAGACCCTTTTTGCACACAGGAGTTGACTTGACTGGCCATGTTTTAATCAAAAGAGCCCCAAGAGGATCTGCACAAGAAAAAGGCTATGTTTGCATATTCATATGCATGTGCACAAAAGCTGTTCATTTGGAGGTTCTCACCTCGCTTTCAACGAAGGCTTTTATCAGTGCATTTCGAAGGTTTATTGCGAGACGTGGCATGCCATCACACATGCACAGCGACAATGGCACCAATTTTGTGGGGGCATCGAAAGAACTCTATCAGCTTCTGAAAGAACATGCCACTCAGCAAGAATTGTCTGATTTGTCATCAAGTCTTCACATTCAATGGCTGTTCAACCCTCCTCTAGCTCCCCACCAAGGCGGATTATGGGAAGCCGCAGTGAGAAGTTTTAAGCATCATTTCGTGCGAGTGGTAGGGCGAGCAATATTGACGTATGAGGAACTAAATACTGTTGTGATACAGATTGAGGCAGTGTTAAACAGCAGGCCACTGGTGGCAGTGACTGATCATCCAGGAGACTACAAATGTCTTACCCCTGGAGATTTTTTGATTGGCCATGCTCCAACCCAATTGCCAATCGGGCCAAATGATCCTGAACAAATAGACACTTTGAGGCGTTGGCAACTTTGCACCAAACTGAGGAATGATTTTGTGCGACGTTGGAAAGTCGAGTACTTACATTCGTTACAACAACGCCATTTATGGAACCAAGAGAGCCCCAACATTGCCATAGGAGATGTAGTATTGCTAAAGTCGGAGTCTGCAGCAAATGTTGAGTGGCCTATGGGCCTTGTCGAAAGTGTACTACCAGGAAGGGATCAGAAAGTTAGGGTGGTGGTGGTAAGAGTGAATGGCAAATCCTTGAAACGACCTATTACGAAGTTAGTGAAACTTTTAATCGAAGAAAAGCAATAATTTAACGTAACTGAAATCAGAtttgaagtaattaaaataaaagaaaaaccaaaattgaatttaggtGGAGGATTCACtttattagtttaatttaaagaaaacaaaaatttataaagtttgtaaacaaaattgaagtttgtaagCCCACTTTGGAAACGCCTCATGAAATAGGGGGAGAATGTTTACAATTGAACGTTATCACTTTTAAATTTGAAGCTTATTGAGCAATTCATGATAGTATTTCATGTAGGCTTGCATGCCTGCAAAAGTGGCCAGTGAAAAAGTTTTAGCAATGGTGGTTGTTTACCGTTGGAGTTAGTTCCGGAAAGAGTCTTTGTGATGAAAATCCATGAGGAAGCACGTTTCTAGGGCAGTggcaagaaaaaattaaaatttgtgagtgTAGTCTTGAAGGAGGAGTGTTTAAATATAGCATTAGTGGAAGAAAAAAGCAGCAGTTTCAAATCGTTGATCCGTTCTCCCGGATTGAGGAATTATTCCAATTATTTCGCATATTTTCCAGGTAATTCAGAGATCAGGGAATCTATTCCATAAGAACAGGGAATTGGCTAACAGGAGAAATTGTCATTTACTTTAGGTAATTGAGAGACTTGGTGATATTCCCCTTGTGTGCAGGAGCCAGAGCTAATTGaaggaaattattgtttactttaGGTGAGCCAAAATTCTCAACACTCTGTGTTCTGTGCGCTAATAGTGTTTGATCTTTTTATCCCATTCttcaaaattgatgcataaATCTGTGCACCAAGGATCATGTCTATGGGTCCTGGTGTCATGAATGTTGGATCTGCCATCAGAATGTTATCAACCTTCAATCCTTTGTATGAATCAGTTTTGATAGGTTGTTGTGGTAATAGTCCTGTGAGCGAGGATAGTACAAGTGCTCCAACCTCAAGTTTATAAGTTGATGGAAATCTCGGCGCTAGAATGATCTGAACCTGATGTTTCGAGACAGCAGCTGCACTTCCACCTATTCCTCGAATGGGTGCATTAATTCTCTCGCGTGGCAACGCAAGTTCTTGGGCGGCTCGTTCTGATATGAAGGAATCCCCAGATCCTGTATCAAGCAACGCACGAAGATAATGCCAATCTCCTCCATTTGCTCTCGCTTTCATGAGAATTGTAGGAAATAATGGCGAAGTTGAGCTTGTATGCAGGGAGACATGCTCAGAATCCTCAAACTCTTCAGAATCCTTCTGTTCTTCCTGATTATCCGTAGATAGAACCAATGCATCGGTTTTCTTAGGTTTAGTTTCTTTAGCTTgagattttttctcataatgtAGCAATGTGTGATGCTTTTGATCACAATGCTGACAATTCCTTTTGCTCTTACATTCCTTGTCCTTTTTATGTGACAAGCAATTAAGGCAAAGATCAAGCTTAAGAGCTGTTTGACGTTTGTTGTAAGATGTCAGCTCTTGGAATTTCGGACAGTTTGTTATTCCATGAGCTTCTTTGCACAGAAAACAAGCCATCTTGCTGGTGAGATGAAATGACTTTTTAACGGTTTCTTTCCTCGTACCTTTTTTCTTGCTTTCAGGATCACCTGAATCCTCTTTATCGTTTGCTTTGAGCACTCTGTGCCTCTTGCGTAGGAAAGTCATAAATTGTGCGAGTGTGGGCATTTCAGTTGGATCGGGAAGCAATTCCTCAAGGTATCTAAGAGCATCTGTATCCAGTTTTTTTATTGTGAATCCAATAATTAAAGGATCCCAATTTTCAGTACAACATCCTTGACCTCTTAGTCCCTCAAGGGCCTCGTTAATTTAATCATGAAGAGTTATAATGTCCGTGGCACTGTTTTGGCCAACCTTCTTCATATCAGTCAGGATGTCGATATGACTCATAATAATTTCTCTCTTATTGTCATACCTTTCTTTTAGCAGCTTCAATGCTGCTTTGTAATTATCACCTATCGGGGTGATTTTACTTATAACCTTCTTTGCATCTCCATCGAGATACGATAATAGATACGAAAACTTTTCAGTATCATGAGGATATGGATCATTATGAATTATCTGAACGAATAACTCATAAAATCCTTTCCATTCAACAGCCTTTCCAGAAAATTTGCCAATTTTTACGGGTAGCAATTTTGGTCTATGCGACGCATGCGGCCCTGGAAACGGTGTattgaattgagaaaaatttggacCTTGTGTCCACTGATTCCCTTGTGACATAAAGGGAACAAAATAATAGCCAGGAACATTCTGAGGTTGTCCTGCAAATCCTTGTTGATCGAAGGATTGATAAAAATTAGGTCCACGAAAACCTTGCGGTAGAGCATTTTCCTTTGAATGATCTCCACCCGAAAAACTAGAGAAAGTTTGAACATTGTTCCTCTCGTGATTTTCCGatattttatttgaagaaaGCTTCTCCGCGCTATCTCCTAGTGGCATCTCTTTACGCGCATGTGAATAACCGAAGTTCAATCCACCCCGTAGTACATCATCTCCCCACGAGATATGTCGAGATCCAGAAAATTCGCCAAGACGCTGTGGCTCATGTGACAGCTGCTCTTGCGAGcgtgaaaaatttggaaaatctcGAAGAGGGTTATCCGGCCATTTCGGATAAACACCTGAATAAGACAACTCTGTCTTACTTGAGGAACGAGCCTCAGCATCATCTTCATCCGAAGACTGGCCATCCGACACGGGATGCTGAGTCTTATCGTCATCAGACGACAATTCTTTGAGCTTTTCTTCCATCAGGAATTTCGCCTCCATATATACTTTTTGAGTCGCGCCATaaaagtcatttttgaaatattcgtcATCTTTGCTTAGGTGTTGGTCAAGCTGAATGTGATTACTTTGAAATTCTTTCCATCTCTCTTCAATTTTCGCGAGACGACGCTGAATTGACTCCCGCGTTTTACGTTTGCCCTCTTTTTTATAATTAGTAAGCAATCGTTCCATTTCTACCGCGTGTTTCGCAGCGTCATCAAGAATACCCTTTGTGTCCATTGCTTGTGTGACGAGTGCAAAGTTCTCTTTCTCAATCAGTGTatgtagagaaaaaaaagaaatgcagtGGAATTTTGTGccaaaataaaattgtgtttatttgacaaaaaaagtgtttaaaaaatcaaataaagtgaataaaagttGTTATGAGTGAAAATGTGTCCCTTGGTGAGATTCTTCCGCATCTAGCCTCTGGATTTTGGAGTTAATTTCGGCTAATTTTGCCTCCAACACCTTCACGGCTTTTCTTCTGCGCCGTTGCTTTACTTTTCTGCCTCCGCGGCTTCGTCTGTGCTTCTTCTTAGGAAGCTCAAAGAGGCGTTTTGAGGACGATCTTCTAGCCAAATACTCCTGTATGGTGATTGGCCTTGGTCCAGCAGTAGGATCTTGGAGCAACTTTTCCAGAGATGGCTTTTCTGATTTCTGAAAGGCTTCTGGAGGCGGTGGTGGCGGAGCCTCTGTGGCCTTATAGAGAGGAGTCGGAGGGACTCtctcgggaacaaacttaatATTCTTACGTTCCACTGAAAAaaggtttttattttacttatgaTTTTACGATTCAATTTTCAGGGGACGAGATTGACTGAAGCAGCAACCCGCGAGAAAAAAATGGTGAGTGACAAATTTTAGACTTAGAAGAATTAAGCTTAGAAATCTTGAgagcaatttaaatttttcggtcGCAAAAAACCCAAATAAACCAACAAGAGAACGAAAAAAGAACAgagttcaattaaaaaaaaggccGTAAGGACCAATGAATAGACAGTGGCAGAGCTGTTAGGatttatcttagaattttgGGAGGGTTTACCTAGGAATTCCGGTGAAGAGAGCGCCTATGACGCTCTACAgtcactgggggacaaaattctaataattagaGCGCCTTCTTAAAAGCAGCTCTTTCTTAAAAGAACTTGGGAGGATTCCTGCATGAGAAGACTTAGTGAAAAGACAAAGTTTTTGCCTTACTTACTTGTCCTTTCCACTACTGCATCACTCTTGTGAGCTTCTATGCATAAGCCGTAGCTAGATTCCATGGAAAAGACGCGACTGATTTATTTTCCCacaaatcaattatttatattacaatACTTTCTTAATTCTAAAGAGGTGGGAGAAAGTACAAATTTTGATGCACGCCTACTGCAACTTGGGggaaatgtgacaaaatataATGAGCAAGCAAATTTCTTCCCCTACTTTGCAAGTACATTGTACGTTCTTCCACAATTGCCCTATATTCTTCCAAATATAAACAATGAGAAGTTAGTATGATTTATCAacttttagaaagaaataaaaaaaggaaaaggattaaatatattataaaaaattattcatgttCACCGTCGTGAACAGAGCTGTAGAGATGATCTTTCTGGTCCAGGGAATTGGCAGCGATTAAAGCCAAGACGGATGTGTTTGACTTCTGAATGAAGCCCTCGACGTGCGGGATGCCGTCAGTAAAAAGGCAGAGAGATTCTACTGGATATTCAAGAATCTCAGCCGGA
This sequence is a window from Phlebotomus papatasi isolate M1 unplaced genomic scaffold, Ppap_2.1 HiC_scaffold_78, whole genome shotgun sequence. Protein-coding genes within it:
- the LOC129809382 gene encoding uncharacterized protein LOC129809382; the protein is MNGWLQEDSSQWPPEFSPEEQPAPSVCTAVLDSRTDPNAIYNHLIEHCSSFIKATRVVAWVSRAATKFKQPRRRVTRSSANADESFPFLTVTELQVAEKFLIKWEQENHLKTTLEKIQSNRRNKVDRYLRTLYPFVDIDGILRVGGRIDSAHENYDAKFQIILPHGKLAEWIAEAEHVRLLHSGPQETLSSIRRRFWPVKGRSLVRREVHKCVVCIRAKPKMSEQLMGSLPEYRVTLTRPFLHTGVDLTGHVLIKRAPRGSAQEKGYVCIFICMCTKAVHLEVLTSLSTKAFISAFRRFIARRGMPSHMHSDNGTNFVGASKELYQLLKEHATQQELSDLSSSLHIQWLFNPPLAPHQGGLWEAAVRSFKHHFVRVVGRAILTYEELNTVVIQIEAVLNSRPLVAVTDHPGDYKCLTPGDFLIGHAPTQLPIGPNDPEQIDTLRRWQLCTKLRNDFVRRWKVEYLHSLQQRHLWNQESPNIAIGDVVLLKSESAANVEWPMGLVESVLPGRDQKVRVVVVRVNGKSLKRPITKLVKLLIEEKQ